A single genomic interval of Plodia interpunctella isolate USDA-ARS_2022_Savannah chromosome 14, ilPloInte3.2, whole genome shotgun sequence harbors:
- the SmydA-2 gene encoding SET domain-containing protein SmydA-8, with product MDQKREIPTCEVCQQPANQICGGCKLVYYCSRAHQKLGWREGHKFKCCAFKVQVSEKIGRHMVATRDIKAGEMILKEKPAVIGPRMSCAPHCLGCGKKLEPMKIEDKYDYFKCSLCNWPMCGAKCEKSDAHKPECKAMSDRKYKCTIKYEKRDKNEAAYCVISPLRVLLMRYTNPLQFENILSLESHLEDRKDTPLYLVLKANLVTFIIQVLGMQADEETILKVASIFDTNAFDVRSPDGSKRSRAIYVTASMMNHSCKANTRHIFVGDDYNMAVIATVPIAKGELITTTYTQSLWGTLDRRRHLKTNKCFDCECERCIDPTEFGTYLGSIYCSMCNGPFSSETSEKPMLVSTNPLDETAAWKCEKCNHMIQGRQMMWGNNALSQDLKKLNKNGPKEFEEFIERYCQTMHTNNHLIVQAKLALIQIYGNYKGYTLSELPDHLLTRKIDLCHELLELADKLDPGFTRFRGTLLLDLQAATTMQTKRDFETGKITKALAQDQLMESMTLLQEATNILRVEPHMRDALEAKIQELSSQLDFGDEMPNENGVFE from the exons ATGGATCAAAAACGGGAGATACCCACTTGTGAGGTCTGCCAGCAACCGGCAAACCAAATCTGTGGAGGATGTAAACTTGTCTATTACTGCTCAAGGGCACACCAAAAATTAGGATGGAGGGAAGGACACAAATTCAAGTGCTGTGCCTTCAAAGTTCAAGTCTCGGAAAAAATTGGAAGACATATGGTCGCGACAAGGGATATAAAAGCAGGTGAAATGATCCTAAAGGAAAAGCCAGCTGTAATAGGACCTAGGATGAGCTGTGCGCCTCACTGTCTAGGCTGTGGCAAAAAACTGGAACCTATGAAGATCGAAGATAAATATGATTACTTTAAGTGTTCTTTGTGCAACTGGCCAATGTGTGGAGCGAAATGTGAAAAAAGCGATGCTCACAAACCTGAATGTAAAGCTATGTCAGACAGAAAATACAAGTGCACCATTAAGTACGAAAAGCGAGACAAAAATGAAGCTGCATATTGTGTTATTTCACCACTGCGTGTATTGCTCATGAGGTACACCAACCCCCTTcagtttgaaaatatattgagtTTAGAATCTCATTTAGAAGACAGAAAAGATACACCATTGTATCTTGTTTTGAAAGCAAATTTGGTGACATTTATTATACAAGTGCTTGGAATGCAGGCTGATGaggaaacaattttaaaagttgcTTCAATATTTGACACAAATGCTTTCGATGTGAGGTCTCCTGATGGCAGCAAAAGGTCAAGAGCTATTTATGTGACAGCATCTATGATGAATCACAGTTGCAAAGCAAACACCCGACATATATTTGTGGGTGATGATTATAATATGGCTGTGATAGCGACAGTGCCAATTGCTAAAGGTGAACTGATCACGACAACTTATACCCAATCTTTGTGGGGAACTTTAGATAGACGAAGACATCTCAAAACCAACAAATGCTTCGACTGTGAATGTGAAAGATGTATAGATCCAACAGAATTTGGAACATATTTGGGCAGTATCTATTGTTCAATGTGTAATGGTCCGTTTAGTTCAGAAACATCTGAAAAACCCATGTTAGTTTCAACGAATCCTTTAGATGAGACTGCTGCGTGGAAATGTGAGAAATGTAACCATATGATCCAGGGGAGACAGATGATGTGGGGGAACAATGCTTTGTCTCAGGACTTgaaaaaactgaataaaaatggTCCCAAAGAATTTGAGGAGTTTATCGAAAGATATTGTCAAACGATGCATACGAATAACCACTTGATAGTCCAAGCTAAATTGGCATTGATACAAATCTATGGAAATTACAAAGGATATACGCTTTCAG AGTTGCCTGACCATTTGCTGACAAGGAAGATAGACCTGTGCCATGAACTGCTGGAGTTAGCTGACAAACTGGACCCAGGTTTCACGAGGTTCCGAGGCACTCTGCTACTGGACCTGCAAGCTGCCACGACCATGCAGACGAAGAGGGACTTCGAAACTGGCAAGATTACTAAAGCTTTGGCACAA GACCAACTGATGGAGAGCATGACGTTGCTGCAAGAAGCTACCAACATTCTCAGAGTAGAACCTCACATGAGGGACGCTTTAGAAGCCAAGATACAAGAACTTTCAAGCCAGCTAGATTTTGGCGACGAAATGCCAAATGAAAATGGTGTATTCGAATGA
- the LOC128675341 gene encoding allatostatin-A receptor isoform X2, producing the protein MDEEDLINIDTSEYEFPNTLWHIKPAKEIAIKTSAMLFIGVSGIFMNSIILIVLIRNKWLWGASHYLIGNLALIDLLTLIFCPWFMLVRDFYQQYVLKNFGCQFEGFLQATLLLAGVGAVMLVSYDRLAAAALSADARVTRSTAPKAIFCTWFVAIVLSLPWILRREYTERQWLDYLETFCVEDVQVLGIYWHFTLTLLVWIPLGLMVITYGTIMWRLECSARELSSRGTGQAITKARSRALRITACVLMTAVVCRLPYTVLIYWRNNLSNNINSVEGSYDSMWFVANYLMYLNCAVNPLIYGFTNTKLRKAMDRTPGIACCKFGSWCCVCTVLHRKHIVNEDKHTDKIFVIEGTPRPNKKLSNVIKNILHINKETLDFSIKNDDVTTKPTKVTPVNACTGP; encoded by the exons ATGGATGAAGAGGACCTGATAAAC ATCGACACGTCCGAATACGAATTCCCCAACACACTATGGCACATCAAACCCgcgaaagagatagcaataaaAACATCAGCTATGCTGTTCATCGGTGTCTCTGGCATCTTCATGAACTCCATCATACTCATTGTCCTCATCAGAAACAAGTGGCTGTGGGGGGCTAGCCACTACCTCATCGGTAACCTGGCTCTTATAGACCTCCTCACTCTGATATTCTGTCCGTGGTTCATGTTGGTCAGGGATTTTTACCAGCAGTACGTGTTGAAGAATTTCGGATGTCAATTTGAAGGGTTTCTGCAGG CAACACTATTGCTAGCAGGAGTTGGGGCTGTTATGTTGGTGTCATACGACAGGTTGGCTGCAGCAGCACTGTCTGCTGATGCGAGGGTCACCAGGAGCACGGCTCCGAAAGCAATTTTCTGCACTTGGTTCGTGGCTATTGTGCTGTCCCTACCGTGGATTCTTAGGAGGGAGTATACG GAGCGACAGTGGCTGGATTACCTGGAGACATTTTGTGTCGAAGATGTTCAAGTGCTCGGCATATATTGGCATTTCACCCTCACTCTGCTAGTGTGGATTCCCTTGGGACTCATGGTTATTAcc TACGGCACCATAATGTGGCGTTTAGAGTGCAGTGCTAGGGAGCTATCAAGCCGCGGCACAGGTCAAGCGATTACCAAGGCCAGGAGTCGAGCGTTGAGGATCACAGCCTGTGTGCTGATGACGGCAGTCGTCTGCAGACTGCCTTACACTGTTCTCATCTATTGGAGGAATAACTTGAGCAATAACATCAATTcc GTGGAAGGTAGCTACGACTCGATGTGGTTCGTGGCAAACTATCTGATGTATTTAAATTGCGCTGTCAACCCCCTAATTTATGGATTTACCAACACGAAACTGCGTAAGGCAATGGACAGGACCCCAGGCATCGCTTGCTGCAAGTTTGGCTCTTGGTGCTGCGTCTGTACCGTG tTACACAGAAAGCATATCGTCAACGAAGACAAACACACAGATAAGATATTTGTGATTGAAGGCACACCACGACCCAATAAGAAACTCtcaaatgtcatcaaaaacATTCTGCACATCAACAAGGAAACCTTAGACTTCAGCATTAAAAACGATGACGTCACGACAAAACCTACTAAAGTTACCCCAGTAAATGCATGTACTGGCCCTTAA
- the LOC128675341 gene encoding allatostatin-A receptor isoform X1, producing MTFKTCRYRVIDTSEYEFPNTLWHIKPAKEIAIKTSAMLFIGVSGIFMNSIILIVLIRNKWLWGASHYLIGNLALIDLLTLIFCPWFMLVRDFYQQYVLKNFGCQFEGFLQATLLLAGVGAVMLVSYDRLAAAALSADARVTRSTAPKAIFCTWFVAIVLSLPWILRREYTERQWLDYLETFCVEDVQVLGIYWHFTLTLLVWIPLGLMVITYGTIMWRLECSARELSSRGTGQAITKARSRALRITACVLMTAVVCRLPYTVLIYWRNNLSNNINSVEGSYDSMWFVANYLMYLNCAVNPLIYGFTNTKLRKAMDRTPGIACCKFGSWCCVCTVLHRKHIVNEDKHTDKIFVIEGTPRPNKKLSNVIKNILHINKETLDFSIKNDDVTTKPTKVTPVNACTGP from the exons ATGACTTTTAAGACTTGCCGATATCGAGTG ATCGACACGTCCGAATACGAATTCCCCAACACACTATGGCACATCAAACCCgcgaaagagatagcaataaaAACATCAGCTATGCTGTTCATCGGTGTCTCTGGCATCTTCATGAACTCCATCATACTCATTGTCCTCATCAGAAACAAGTGGCTGTGGGGGGCTAGCCACTACCTCATCGGTAACCTGGCTCTTATAGACCTCCTCACTCTGATATTCTGTCCGTGGTTCATGTTGGTCAGGGATTTTTACCAGCAGTACGTGTTGAAGAATTTCGGATGTCAATTTGAAGGGTTTCTGCAGG CAACACTATTGCTAGCAGGAGTTGGGGCTGTTATGTTGGTGTCATACGACAGGTTGGCTGCAGCAGCACTGTCTGCTGATGCGAGGGTCACCAGGAGCACGGCTCCGAAAGCAATTTTCTGCACTTGGTTCGTGGCTATTGTGCTGTCCCTACCGTGGATTCTTAGGAGGGAGTATACG GAGCGACAGTGGCTGGATTACCTGGAGACATTTTGTGTCGAAGATGTTCAAGTGCTCGGCATATATTGGCATTTCACCCTCACTCTGCTAGTGTGGATTCCCTTGGGACTCATGGTTATTAcc TACGGCACCATAATGTGGCGTTTAGAGTGCAGTGCTAGGGAGCTATCAAGCCGCGGCACAGGTCAAGCGATTACCAAGGCCAGGAGTCGAGCGTTGAGGATCACAGCCTGTGTGCTGATGACGGCAGTCGTCTGCAGACTGCCTTACACTGTTCTCATCTATTGGAGGAATAACTTGAGCAATAACATCAATTcc GTGGAAGGTAGCTACGACTCGATGTGGTTCGTGGCAAACTATCTGATGTATTTAAATTGCGCTGTCAACCCCCTAATTTATGGATTTACCAACACGAAACTGCGTAAGGCAATGGACAGGACCCCAGGCATCGCTTGCTGCAAGTTTGGCTCTTGGTGCTGCGTCTGTACCGTG tTACACAGAAAGCATATCGTCAACGAAGACAAACACACAGATAAGATATTTGTGATTGAAGGCACACCACGACCCAATAAGAAACTCtcaaatgtcatcaaaaacATTCTGCACATCAACAAGGAAACCTTAGACTTCAGCATTAAAAACGATGACGTCACGACAAAACCTACTAAAGTTACCCCAGTAAATGCATGTACTGGCCCTTAA
- the LOC128675340 gene encoding zinc finger protein 883-like gives MEANLDVCRLCLATDVRFITIADTPLQHVYEKITNTDLLTSDMRPVLSCYICYAHLNKCHMLMIMSAKVENVLTEMFQQNIMINNNTVSQIDRDLNGLCSLASFRPDSIDILPSEDDKNVEFKTEPVFEDTDILRNMETFIDDERDYIEEYRQIQCDPGSDRTIKIEDDIRNGSATVEKLKSEKQEIPFNLKKQNKRTSIKGKLKNKNSEKLSKKKSYDCNVCQRQFIKNSHLNSHLKTHTGEKPHQCHICERQFSHKQNLNVHLITHSGEKPYGCNICEKRFRAKRNMHVHIATHHNVNAKPGYDTDKQSFICDVCQREFYHRCSLYYHLKTHSSERPYQCHACHKGFREKSHLTVHLRIHSGETPFVCKVCQRKFSCSGSLVKHLRTHTGEKPYECNVCHRRFAQTSNLNSHLMTHTGEKPHECSVCQHRFYTKTEVMRHLRTHTGEKPFECNFCQRRFSRGTHLKRHIRIHTGEKPHECHVCHHRFIQSTDLKAHLRTHTGDKPYECSICQCRFNLKSKLTKHVATHASEKSIG, from the exons ATGGAAGCAAATTTAGATGTATGCAGGCTGTGCCTAGCCACAGACGTGCGTTTTATTACAATAGCAGATACCCCTTTACAGCACGTGTATgagaaaattacaaatactGAT TTATTAACTTCTGATATGAGGCCAGTGTTATCTTGTTACATCTGTTATGCACATTTAAACAAGTGCCACATGCTAATGATCATGTCTGCAAAAGTTGAAAATGTACTCACAGAAatgtttcaacaaaatattatg atcaaCAATAACACTGTATCCCAAATAGATAGGGATTTGAATGGTCTGTGTTCATTAGCGAGTTTCAGACCAGATTCAATAGACATTCTACCAAGTGaagatgataaaaatgttgaattcAAGACTGAGCCCGTCTTTGAAGACACAG ACATCCTACGAAATATGGAAACTTTCATTGATGACGAGCGCGACTACATTGAGGAATATAGACAAATACAGTGTGACCCAGGTTCTGATAggacaataaaaatagagGATGATATTAGAAAtg gTTCTGCTACAGTAGAGAAACTGAAATCTGAGAAACAAGAAATaccattcaatttaaaaaagcaaaaCAAAAGAACTTCAATCaaaggtaaattaaaaaataagaattctGAGAAACTatctaaaaagaaaagttatGACTGTAATGTCTGCCAACGtcagtttattaaaaactcaCATTTGAACAGCCACCTGAAGACTCATACTGGCGAGAAACCACACCAATGCCATATTTGTGAACGGCAGTTTTctcataaacaaaatttgaatgttcACTTAATTACACATAGCGGTGAGAAACCTTACGGATGTAATATCTGCGAGAAAAGGTTTAGAGCAAAACGTAACATGCATGTACATATAGCAACACATCATAATGTGAACGCGAAGCCTGGCTATGATACTGATAAACAGTCATTTATTTGTGATGTTTGTCAGCGCGAATTTTATCACAGGTGTAGTTTATATTACCATTTGAAAACCCATTCTTCAGAACGACCGTATCAGTGTCATGCTTGTCACAAAGGGTTCAGAGAGAAAAGTCACCTGACTGTCCATTTAAGAATACACTCTGGGGAAACTCCGTTCGTTTGCAAGGTTTGCCAACGCAAATTCAGCTGTTCCGGGAGTTTAGTTAAACATTTAAGGACACATACCGGTGAGAAACCTTACGAATGTAATGTGTGCCATCGACGGTTTGCTCAAACGTCGAATCTGAATAGTCATTTGATGACACATACAGGTGAGAAACCTCATGAATGTAGCGTGTGTCAGCATCGGTTTTATACAAAGACGGAGGTGATGAGACATCTGCGAACACATACAGGCGAGAAACCTTTTGAATGTAACTTTTGCCAACGGCGCTTTTCACGCGGAACACATTTGAAACGTCACATAAGGATACATACTGGTGAGAAACCTCACGAATGCCATGTATGTCATCACAGATTTATACAATCAACTGATTTGAAAGCGCATTTAAGGACGCACACCGGCGACAAACCATATGAATGTAGTATATGTCAATGCAGGTTCAATTTGAAGAGTAAAttgacgaagcatgttgcGACACATGCTTCTGAGAAATCTATTGGTTGA